In one window of Myxocyprinus asiaticus isolate MX2 ecotype Aquarium Trade chromosome 43, UBuf_Myxa_2, whole genome shotgun sequence DNA:
- the pnx gene encoding homeobox protein pnx encodes MHEETRNSALQGKTSFSVADILDPSKFNGKHQRIQKTTLDEPTNKENNKDIGTSSASSEDHSGSSAKGKSKRIRTAFTLDQLRILERSFQNSHYLSVFERHGIAAALRLSETQVKIWFQNRRTKWKKEREGHGGEEQNYCAAQAITQSTFLYALPGQHTSPVHYYPQTPYLNPAYPHKTLILF; translated from the exons ATGCATGAAGAAACTAGGAATTCTGCATTGCAGGGAAAAACCTCTTTTTCGGTCGCAGATATTCTGGATCCATCGAAATTTAATGGGAAGCATCAGAGGATACAGAAAACAACCTTAG ATGAACctacaaataaagaaaataacaaGGACATAGGCACCTCCTCTGCATCCAGCGAAGACCACAGCGGTTCCAGCGCAAAGGGCAAGTCGAAGCGCATCCGTACCGCGTTCACACTGGATCAGCTGCGCATACTGGAGCGAAGCTTCCAGAACAGCCACTATCTGTCCGTGTTTGAGCGGCACGGTATTGCCGCAGCCCTCCGTCTTTCTGAAACTCAAGTGAAGATCTGGTTTCAGAACCGACGCACCAAATGGAAGAAGGAACGTGAGGGACATGGAGGAGAAGAGCAGAACTATTGCGCAGCTCAAGCGATTACGCAAAGCACATTTCTGTATGCCCTGCCTGGACAGCATACAAGTCCTGTGCATTATTACCCACAAACCCCTTACCTGAACCCAGCTTACCCTCACAAGACCCTTATACTGTTCTGA